From Paralcaligenes sp. KSB-10:
CCGCTGGTAATCCAGCGCAAGAGGCTGGATTTGTTCTTCGGCTACAAGCATGTGTTCGAGGCCTATGTGCCCAAGGAAAAACGCATCTACGGGTATATGGGCCTGCCTGTGCTGGTCGACGGAGAAATCGTTGCGGTGGTTGATCTGAAGGCCGACCGCGAGCGCCGCAAGCTGCTGCTGCAGCAATGGAGCTGGGTAGGCCAAGGCAAGGCATCCCGGCATAAAAAGCGGATCGAGGAAAAACTCCACGAGTTTGAACGGTTCCAGTTTGCGCCCTGAACGGGAAGTGCATGGGCAAGGCGATCGATATATACTGTGTAAATATACAGTATATATTGGGGCTTTCCTATGCAAACAACGCCAATCAAGGGAAGAGGCAGCGTTTCGAACAAGGTTTCGCGTTTCGAGGCGCTTGAACGGGAGCCATTCGACGACGAGTGGGCGCCGGATGATCAAGACGCCGCGCCAAAGCCGGCCACGACGGTTTTTTTCGAAGAGGCCAGGTCGGTTATTTCCCGCAACCAGTCACCAGACCTGTATTTCGAGCAGTCCATCAACCCGTACCGAGGCTGTGAGCATGGTTGCGTGTACTGCTATGCGCGGCCCACGCATGCTTACCTGAATCATTCTCCCGGCCTGGATTTTGAAACGAAGCTGTATGCCAAGGACAACGCGGCCAGCGTGCTGCGCAAGGAGTTGTCGCATCCATCTTACGTACCCAGGCTTATCGCGCTGGGGGCCAATACCGATCCGTACCAGCCGATCGAACGGCGGCTGCGCATAACGGCTTCGATCCTGGCGGTTCTCGAAGAATTCAGCCATCCCGTTGCCATTACGACGAAATCGGCGTCCGTGACGCAAGACATCGAGCTGCTTGCGCGCATGGCCGGCAAGAACCTGGTTCAAGTCTGCATCTCGGTGAGCTCGCTCGACCGGAACCTGGCCAGAACACTGGAGCCGCGCGCCAGCACTCCTGGGGCCCGCATGGACGCCATCCGGGCGCTTGACCAGGCGGGGATCCCTACGGGGGTGATCGTCGCCCCTGTCATCCCTGCGCTGAACGACTGCGACATGGAAAAGATCTTGTTCAGCGCTAAAGAGGCCGGCGCCACAGACGCCTGGTATGTGCTCCTGCGGCTGCCGCTGGAAATCTCCGAACTGTTTCGTGAATGGCTGGCCGCGCATCAGCCCTTGAAGGAAAAGCATGTCATGAATCTGATCAGGCAGATGCGGGGCGGCAAGGCGTACGACTCGGATTTTAAAACCCGAATGAGGGGCACAGGGGTCTTTGCCGATCTGCTCGAACAGCGTTTTCAAAAAGCGTGTGCGAAAGCGGGGCTGAACCAGGGCCGAAAGCGCTTGAGCACCGAGTTCTTTCGTCGGCCGCCCGAACGCAAGGCCCAGCTAAACCTGTTCTGAAAAATGTGCCCGATCCATTACTGCCTGGGCTAGCGAAATAATGAATTGAGTTCCGCGCCCGGCGCGGCGTCGGCAAATCCGTCGAAGCGGCCTTGTTCCGCTATGGCGCGGGCGGCGCGTGTAAACCCGCCCCAGGCCGACCGCGCAAGCGCGCCGCCAACGCTGACGCGCCGCACACCGAGTTCGGCAATGTCCTTCAGGGTGAGTTCACTGGCCGATCCGACGAGCAGATTGAACGGCTTGGGCGCAACGGCGGCGACCAGGGCGGCGATCTGCTCTCGCGTGCGTATGCCTGGCGCATAAAGGCAGTCCGCGCCGGCCTCCGCATAGGCCTGGAGCCTGGCGATTGTGTCGTCGAGGTCCGGCCGTCCCGCGAAGAAGTTCTCGGCCCGCCCCACCAACAGGGTATCCCCGCCCGCCTCGTCGATGGCGCTGCGCGCCGCCTTGATCCTGGCGACCGCGACGTCGATGTCATAAAGCGGCTTGGCCGGGTCGCCTGTCGAGTCTTCGATCGATAGCCCCGCCACACCGGTCTCGATTGCCAGCCGCACGCTTTGCGCCACACCTTGCGCATCGGAGGCGAAGCCGCTTTCAAAGTCCGCATTCACCGGCAGATCGGTTGCCGCAACCATGTCCCGCAAATGGGAAAGAACGATCTCGCGCGAGAGTGCGCCATCGGAATGGCCCTGCGACCAGGCAAAGCCCGAGCTTGTCGTGGCCAGTGCCTTGAAGCCCAGCCCCTGCAGGTAGCGTGCGCTGCCGGCATCCCAGGGATTGGGCAGCACAAAGCAGCCTCGTTCATGAAGGGAGCGAAAGGCGGCGCGTTTTTCAGCGATGGTACGGGTCATGGGGCCCTCCTCTGTTCGGTGGTGGGGGTTGGGAAACAGAACCTTCAGGCGGCTTTTTCCCGCCTCGGAAGTTTCCAGTCAGGCCGGACGAAATGGCAGGTGTAGCCGTTCGGATAGCGCTCCAGGTAATCCTGGTGCTCTGGTTCGGCTGTCCAGAAGGCGCCGGCCGGCACTACTTCGGTCACCACCTTGCCAGGCCAAAGCCCCGAGGCATCGACATCGGCAATCGTATCTTCTGCAACATGCTTCTGCTCGTCGCTGGAGTAGAAAATGGCCGAGCGATAACTGGTTCCGGTGTCGTTGCCCTGGCGGTTGCGTGTGCTTGGATCATGAATCTGGAAGAAAAACTCCAGAAGGCGGCGATAGCTGATCGTCTTGGGATCAAAGATTATTTCGATCGCTTCGGCGTGAGTTCCGTGGTTGCGGTAGGTCGCGTTGGCGACGTCACCGCCTGTATAGCCCACCTGTGTGGAAATTACCCCCGGATAGCGGCGCAGCAGATCCTGCATGCCCCAGAAGCAGCCGCCGGCAAGAATGGCGCGTTCGGTCGTTGTAGTCATGGTCGGTACTCCTGTTCGGGCGAGGCAAGAAGCGGCCTCCGGGCCGTGGCAATATATGAGTGCGTCAGCCTCCTCTCAGGGAGGCACGGCATGTTCATATGATATACCCGTACACTGGTGCGCCGCAGCCTGCGTGTTTCTATCAAAAAAGCAACTGAATGCCTTTCCATATTTTCGTATCCACCAGTTCCTTTAGCAGCTTGCGGCACAGCTCTATCACGGTTGTCGTCGCCGGCGAAACGGGCAGGGTATCGCTGGTGCACAGGCACATTTCCCTACTTAAGCCAATTCCGATTCTATGCATGGCCACTTCCTTGCGTTGTATTTCTTCATGCCCCGCCGCATAGGTTAGAACCGTGGCCGCCAGGCCCGCCTTCACGGCAGGGATCAGGATGGCCGAAGTGCTCGCCTCGCCATATAGGTTATAGGTGAGATGGGCCTGTAGAAATGCATTCTCGACTTTTGAGCGCACCGTGTTGGGCAGACTGGGCATAATAAGAGGAAGGGAAACGATTTTTTCCAGCGGAACCTCGCCCCGGGGCAATTGAACGCCAGGATGCGTCATCAGGTAAAGCTCTTCCCGCAAAACTGGGATGAATGCCATGTCTTTTGATTTTTGCGGATCGGGCACCAAGGAAAAATCCACCCGCCCATGAGTGACCAGGGATGTGAGGTCTGCACTGGGCACATCGACAATTTCCAGCACAATCGAGGGATACCGTTCCCTGACCATTTTCATCAGCCTCAGCGCCAATATTCTGGCTGTGCTCGATGGCATGCCGACCGATACATTACCCGTTATCGCACCTTCCTTCTTCGATAGAAGCGTGCGTGTGTTGTCGACTTGGCGCAGTATGGTTTTGGCATGCCGGTACAGCAGTTCGCCTTCACTGGTGGAGAATATGCCTCGCGGACTACGGTTCAGGAGCTTTATACCGAGCTCTTGTTCCAGCAGGGTTACTTGCTGGCTTAACGCAGGTTGCGCTATGTGCAGCGATTCCGCAGCCCGTGTCATGTTTTGCGCTTCAACGATCTTTACGAAATATTTTAATTGCCGCAGATTCATATCTCATCGCATTCAAAAATCGTTCGCCGGAAAAAACGACATGGTTCGCTTTTCTGGCCAGCTTGATGCCGCCCGCCGCGGAGCATCGTCTTGCTGTCAATCCTTCGAGATCCATGCATACCGTTCCACTATTGCTGTTATCCAACCTTATCATAAGATTTTCTTATTGAAAGGTCATTAAATACTATTTCATTCTTCCGAACCTATTGCCTAGAATCCAAATCATTCAAAGAAAAGGAGACTGGCCGGTGAATTTGCCGCTAGCGGGTATGAAAGTACTGGATCTGACGCGTGCTTTGTCAGGTCCGTTCTGCACAATGATACTGGCTGATCTGGGTGCCGAGGTCATCAAGGTGGAGCCTGTGCCGAACGGCGATATGATTCGCCAGTGGGGGCCTTTCGATGGCGATATAAGTGTTTATTATCTTAGTGCGAATCGCAACAAGAAAGGCATGGGGGTCGACTTCCGCCATGCCGAAGGCCTGGCCCTGATCCAGGAGCTGGCCGTCAAGTCCGACATCGTGGTTGAAAACTTCAAGGTCGGTACGACCGGCAAAATGGGCTTGGGCTACGAACAACTGGCCGCCCGGCGTCCAGATCTGATATACGCCTCCATTTCGGGTTTCGGCAGCCAGGGTCCGGCCAAAGACTGGGCGGGTTTCGATCAGATCGCGCAAGGATATTCCGGTTTCATGAGCCTGACCGGCACGCCGGAATCGGGCCCCACGCGTGTCGGTACGGCCATTGGCGATCTGACCGCGGGGATGTGGGTGGCCATGGGTGTGCTCGCGGCCTGTGTCGAACGTCAACGAAGTGGCCTGGGGCAGCATGTGGAAACGTCATTGCTGGCCGGCCTGGTTGGCTTGTTAAGCGTTCAAGGGCAGCGGTATCTAAGCCTGGGCGAGGTTCCCCAGCCTTGCGGCAATGTACATCCGGTCATTGCGCCCTACGGCACATTCGATACCGCCGATGGCCCCCTGAATTTGGCCCCCGCTACGCAGGATATGTGGGTTCGCCTGTGTGAAATACTGGAAACACCTGAATTGACCGCGGATCCCCGGTTCAAGACAAATGCCGATCGCATGCAAAACCGGATGAAGCTCAAGGAATTGCTGGAAGCCAGCCTGGGCAAGAAATCACGCATGCAGTGGACGTCCATCATGATCGAAGCGGGCATTCCCGCCGGCCCCATCAATACACTCGAAGATATTTTCAACGATGCGCAGCTAAAGGCCAATCGTCTGGTCGAGACGGTCGACCATCCCGTGCTGGGCACGCTCAAACAAGTGGGCTTGCCCATTTCCATGACCAGCATGCCCAATGGATCGGTGCGATCCGCTCCACCCCTGCTTGGGCAGCACACGGTGCAAGTGCTGACTGATTACGGTGTTGCCCAAAGCGAGATCGATGGATTGCTGGCAAGAAAAGTGGTGTATCAACACAACTAAGCGGCTAAATCGGGTATGCGCGGAAAAAATCAGGCGGCAGGGTAGAACAATGATTTATTAAAACCCTTTAATCACAGCAGGAGACAACGATGAAACTGAATAAATTATTACTATTGGCTGCCATGGTGCTGAGCGTTCCCACCTTGCATGCTGAAACCTTGAAGCTCACGCATCAATGGCCGCAAGGCGACAGCCGCGACAGCGGAGCGCGGTTATTCGCGCAGGAAGTCGCCAAGCACGATCCTTCGTTCAAAATCCGGATTTATCCCGGAGCTTCGCTGATCAGCAACCCGATCAAGCAAATAGACGCGCTGGCCGACGGTTCCATTGACCTGTCTGTTTTTCCCTTGGTCTATGGGGTTGGCAAGGCGCCTGAGTTTTCCATCACGATTTTACCGGGAGTCATGAGCAGCGTAGCCGATGCAATGCGTTTCAAGAACACCGATTACGAAAAGCTTTTGCAGGCTGTTGCCGAAAAGCAGGGGTTTCACATATTGACCTGGTGGTGGATGGAGGGCGGCATCGCCAATCGTGTGCGGCCTATTACCACGCCTGACTCGGTCAAGGGACTCAAGTTCAGGGGAGCCGACAGAACTATTGATGCCATGCTGAAAAATGCTGGAGCCTCGGTATTCTCCATGCCATCCACCGAGCTGTATAACGCCCTGCAAACCGGGGTTCTCGACGGTTTGATGACATCCTACGATACTTTTATAAGCATGCGTCTTTATGAGCAGACCAAGTACGCCACGTTAGGCGGGAAATACACCATGTTTGTCGTGTTCGAGCCTTTGGTGATATCGACCAAAGCCTGGAACAAGCTCACGCCGGCACAAAAAAAGATATTTAACGATGCCGCCGATGCAACGCAGGCCAGCTTTAATGCCGACCAGGAAAAAATCAAGGCGGAAGTTGTGAAGAAATTCGAAGCGGCCCACGTAAAAGTACAGGCCATGACCGAAGCCGAAAACAAAAGCTGGGTAACACTGGCGAAGAAGACCGCCTGGCCCGAGTATGCCCGCACCAGCCCGGAAGCCAAGAAATTGCTCGATACGGTAGAAAAGCTGAGCCAATAATTTCTATCATCTCCTTTTTGGCAACGGACCTTGGAGGCATGGACGATGCATTATCTTGACCGATGGGTTGGCAGGGCAGGTGTGTTCCTGGCCGCCTTGTCCGCCGTTTTATTATTGTCCGCCACGGTCATCATTACCTGGATGGTGTTCAAGCGCAGCATCGGCCTGCAGAACTCCTGGGAACTGGAAACCGCTATCGAGCTGATGATCGCGGCAATTTTCCTGGGTTCTCCGTATACGCTGGCCACGGGAGGGCACGTAAAAATGGATTTGCTTGAGTCCATCGTGCCGGGTCGAATACAACGCAAGCTGTCGCTGCTTGCCAAGCTGGCTGGCTGCGCCATTTGTGTTTATCTCGGTTGGGAGGGTCTGGGCATGGCCGTGCACGCGTTTGCCACCGGAGAACGCACGCTGGGCGTATGGCGGGCCCTGGTATGGCCGAAATATGCCACCATCCCTGTCGGAATGTTTCTGACTGCCTTGCAATATCTGGTTGAAATCAGAAAAGATCATGCAGTCAATGCGGACAAAAACAATCAAAGGAGTGAGGCATGACCGAGCTGCAAATAGGCGGATTATTGCTGATCGCCACCTTTGTCGTTTTATTTTCAGGGATTCCTATCTCGTTCGGATTGGTGCTGGTGTCAATTGGCTTCCTGTATGCGTTTGGCGATGGCCATGCGCTGGCATCGATCCCCAACACTTTCGTGGGTGAGCTTTCCAATTTTGCGCTGCTGACCATTCCGCTGTTTGTGCTGTTGGGTTGCGCGATTGGCGCATCCAGGGCCGGCAAGGATTTGTACGATTCCCTGCATCGCTGGCTCTTCAAGATACCCGGCGGCCTGGTTATCGCCAATATCATCGGCTGCGGGCTTTTCGCCGCCATGTGCGGCTCCAGTCCGGCTACCGCTGCCGCGATCGGTAAAGTAGGGATTCCGGAAATGATTAAAAGGAATGTATCGCCGCGCCTGGCCACCGGGTCAATTGCCGCGGGCGGTACCTTGGGTATCCTGATTCCGCCTTCCTTGACGTTTATCGTCTATGGGATAGTCACGCATACCTCCATTGCCCGCCTGTTCCTGGCGGGTGTCATTCCCGGCGTGATGCTGGTTGTGTTGTTTGCCGTGTATGCCTGGATAAGCAGTATGCGGACTATTAAAAATGCCTCATCCGTGCATATCACCGAGCACTTCACGTTTAATGAAAAAATAAGCGGAATAGTCCGCATTTCTCCTTTCCTGGCCATTATTATTGCCGTCACCGTATTCATGTACGGTGGCTTTGCCACGCCGTCCGAGGTGGCGGCGATTGCCGCGTTTCTCGCGCTGGCCATGGTGGCCATCGTCTACAAGACATACCGCATCAATGATGTGTGGCTGATCATGCGCGATGCGGTACGCGAATCATGCATGATTCTGATGATTGTCGCCGCCGCGGCTGTGTACGCATACATGATGTCGTATTTGTACATTACACAAAGCCTGGCCGAATGGATGTTCAGCTGGAACCTGAGCAATTGGGAATTGATTCTGATCCTGAATATTTTCCTGCTGGTTGCCGGGTTTTTCCTGCCTGCCGTTTCGGTCATTCTGATGAGCATGCCGGTCATTCTGCCCGTTCTGGCACATAGCCAGATAGATTTGATCTGGTTCGCCGTCGTGCTGACCATCAACCTGGAGGTCGGGCTGATTCATCCTCCCTTGGGCTTGAACCTGTTCGTTATTCGCGGCGTCGCTCCTAGCGTATCGCTGCGCGACATCATGCTGGGAGCGCTGCCGTTTGTCGCGATACTGTTATTGTTTATCGTGCTGCTGGCCGCGTTTCCCGGCATTGCCACCTGGCTGCCCGATACGTTAATGGGTGTGAGTACGTAGTTCCAGGTTTTATCACTCACCCTCTACAGAATACAGAGATACCATGGAAGATCAGGCACCCGGATTAAGCATTCATCAAAGTGTGGCGACGATTACGCTGCGGCGGCCCAGGCAGCATAACCGGATCGCGCCCGACGACTGCACGGTCATCAGCAAACAGTTGTCGCAGATCGCCGCTGATCCGGGTGTTCGCCTGGTAGTCATTACGGGCACTGGAACCAAAACCTTTAGTTCCGGCTATACCTTGGACGCCATACAAGATCAACTCGATAGCCGCTTCGAAGACATGCTTGATAGTCTCGAGCAGTTCCCACTGCCAACGATCTGCGCATTGAATGGCAGTGTTTATGGCGGCGGTACTGATCTGGCGCTGTGCTGCGACTTCCGGCTGGGCGTAAGGGGAAGCAAAATGCTGATGCCTGCATCGAGGATCGGTCTGCATTATTATCCGGGCGGCATCCGGCGCTATGTGGGCGTGCTGGGGCTGAGCACGGCAAAAAAATTGTTTATGACCGCACAAGCCATCGATGATATTGAAATGCTGCGCGTCGGTTTTTTAACAGAACTGGTCGATCCCTCCGGGCTCGACGCCGCAGTGCGAACTTATATTGAGTCTATTCTGGCCTGCGAACCCAACGTGCTGGCCACTATAAAAGCCGATGTAATGTCGACTGCGTATGGCTGTGCCGATCAAGACGTCTTGCGCGCCCATTACACCGCATCGCTGGCATCGCCCGAACTCCGTGCGCGCCTGGCCGTTATCAATGACAAGAAGCGGTAGGGCGCCCGGGGTGGTCTGCGTTAGTCATAGCGATTATGGTAATCGCCGTGTCATCCATGCATCCTAGAACAGACTTGAAAAAAATCCGAATGGTTCGCTGAATCCTGCGTTGGCTAGAGTGTTTACGGCATTCGATGGATTGGTAGCTTTGGTATATAAAGACGCCGTCTATCGGGGCTTGGGGTCAGGTCCGGCACGGCGTGCTTGATCCGGATCTACCTCGTCCAGGCGGGCGTCGGGCCAAACTCGCTACGCCGCTGGCGCGGCTACGCTCAAACATGGCCCGCCGAAAGCCCCCGCCTTCCCTACGGTAGCATCCGGCGCACGCCTTACGCCGGCCCTGACCCCAAGCCCCGATAGACGGCTCGCGTAATGGCATGCCTGGAATGAACTTGCCGGCCTCAGCGTATACCTCGATGCATGACCTCAATGCTTCTTCTCTATGCATTCCCGTAACGCAAGCCGCAGGGTGGGCGGTGCTGTGTAGTCCGGCGGTAGTCCAGCGCCGGGTGCTGACGAAGGGAAGGCGGGGGCTTTCGGCGGGCCCTGTCTGAGCAGTGCCTCGCGCGCGAGGCACTGCGAGTTGGCCCGACGCCCGCCTGGACGAGGCAGACCCGGGCAGTCGGGGTGCGTAGCACCTCGACCGCTGGACGTGCCGGACTACACAGCACCGCCCACCCTGCGGCGTCTTAATAGAACTACCCGTCCAATGTAATAACCAAAACCTGAACAGATCAAAACGAAAGCCACTGAAACGCGTCCAGTTCCGTATACACTTAAACCGAAAAAGCTCTAGCAGCTTGGCAACAGCCGCTTCGATGTTCGAACTTATTCGAAAGGGCCGGCCTTGACAAAGCCGCCGCCCTGGAATTGCACGGCAGGGTCGCTCAGGTCTGGCGCGGGCGTGCGGGCATAGACGGCGTCCCGAAATACATCGGAGCTATCTTGCGGCACGTAGCCCACGTGGTGCGCACGGGAGTTGTCCCACCATGTGACGGCGTTGCGGGACATCCCGAAAACAATGGTGTGGCCCAGCACCGGCGTGGTCAGGCATGCGGTAATCAACCGGTGCAGGTCATCGAAGCTGAGCCAGGTGGCCAGCATGCGGCGGTCTTTGGGTTCGGGAAATGAAGAGCCGATGCGCACGCACGCGGTTTCGATTCCATAACGGTCGAAGTAGAAGCGTGAGAGGTCTTCTCCGAACGCTTTGCTCAAGCCATACATGCCGTCGGGCCGTGCGGGATGGTCGGCGTTGATGGTTTCGCTCTGGCGATAGAAGCCTGTCACGTGATTGGAACTGGCAAACACCACACGCTTGACGCCGTTCCGGCGAGCTGCTTCATACAGGTTGTATATGCCGAGGATGTTGGCCTGCAGGATAGGGCCGAAAGGTCCTTCCACGGACACGCCGCCCAGGTGGATGATGGCGTCCACTCCCTCGACCATACGGTTTACCGCCGCGGCGTCGGCCAAGTCGGCCAGTACGATTTCCTCGCCCGCAAGCGCGTCGCCGAACGGCTGGACATCCGACAGGCGCAATACCGAACAATTGTCTTTAAGGCGTTCGCGCAGTGCTTTACCCAAGCCGCCCGCCGCGCCGGTCAGCAACAGCTTTTGATGAACTTTGGGAGTTGTTTTGTGCATTTCGGGTCCGGATCCTGTGTTGCGCATGGGGTTGTCTGCAGCCTGCCAGTTCTAAAAGGCCTTTTCAAGCTGCTTATAAGTTGTCTGACAACTTGTAATTGTCAAGGTTTTTACTTTGGCTTGTCAATAGTCTCTAAGTAATTTAAGGAGAAGTCCTAGATGTTTATATGGGAGGCACTCGATTCGTCGTCGATTGCGTGCGGCTGAATATAAGAAATATTCTGTTGTACGATAAGATATAAAATCTTCAGGTCCGCCTGGGAATATCCAGGCCTTTCGCCACGGCGGGGCGGGCGAGGAACGCATCCAGGGCTCGTGTGACATTTGGGAAATCCGCGATTCCCACCAGGTCGCCTGCCTCGTAGAAGCCGATCAGGTTGCGCACCCATGGGAATGTAGCCATGTCGGCAATGGTATAGCTTTCGCCAGCGATCCAGGTCCGATCGGCCAGGCGCCGATTCAGGACGCCGAGCAGGCGCTTCGATTCCGCAACGTAGCGGTCTCGCGGGCGCTTGTCTTCGTA
This genomic window contains:
- a CDS encoding PA0069 family radical SAM protein produces the protein MQTTPIKGRGSVSNKVSRFEALEREPFDDEWAPDDQDAAPKPATTVFFEEARSVISRNQSPDLYFEQSINPYRGCEHGCVYCYARPTHAYLNHSPGLDFETKLYAKDNAASVLRKELSHPSYVPRLIALGANTDPYQPIERRLRITASILAVLEEFSHPVAITTKSASVTQDIELLARMAGKNLVQVCISVSSLDRNLARTLEPRASTPGARMDAIRALDQAGIPTGVIVAPVIPALNDCDMEKILFSAKEAGATDAWYVLLRLPLEISELFREWLAAHQPLKEKHVMNLIRQMRGGKAYDSDFKTRMRGTGVFADLLEQRFQKACAKAGLNQGRKRLSTEFFRRPPERKAQLNLF
- a CDS encoding oxaloacetate decarboxylase — encoded protein: MTRTIAEKRAAFRSLHERGCFVLPNPWDAGSARYLQGLGFKALATTSSGFAWSQGHSDGALSREIVLSHLRDMVAATDLPVNADFESGFASDAQGVAQSVRLAIETGVAGLSIEDSTGDPAKPLYDIDVAVARIKAARSAIDEAGGDTLLVGRAENFFAGRPDLDDTIARLQAYAEAGADCLYAPGIRTREQIAALVAAVAPKPFNLLVGSASELTLKDIAELGVRRVSVGGALARSAWGGFTRAARAIAEQGRFDGFADAAPGAELNSLFR
- the msrA gene encoding peptide-methionine (S)-S-oxide reductase MsrA, which encodes MTTTTERAILAGGCFWGMQDLLRRYPGVISTQVGYTGGDVANATYRNHGTHAEAIEIIFDPKTISYRRLLEFFFQIHDPSTRNRQGNDTGTSYRSAIFYSSDEQKHVAEDTIADVDASGLWPGKVVTEVVPAGAFWTAEPEHQDYLERYPNGYTCHFVRPDWKLPRREKAA
- a CDS encoding LysR substrate-binding domain-containing protein, which encodes MTRAAESLHIAQPALSQQVTLLEQELGIKLLNRSPRGIFSTSEGELLYRHAKTILRQVDNTRTLLSKKEGAITGNVSVGMPSSTARILALRLMKMVRERYPSIVLEIVDVPSADLTSLVTHGRVDFSLVPDPQKSKDMAFIPVLREELYLMTHPGVQLPRGEVPLEKIVSLPLIMPSLPNTVRSKVENAFLQAHLTYNLYGEASTSAILIPAVKAGLAATVLTYAAGHEEIQRKEVAMHRIGIGLSREMCLCTSDTLPVSPATTTVIELCRKLLKELVDTKIWKGIQLLF
- a CDS encoding CaiB/BaiF CoA-transferase family protein; the protein is MKVLDLTRALSGPFCTMILADLGAEVIKVEPVPNGDMIRQWGPFDGDISVYYLSANRNKKGMGVDFRHAEGLALIQELAVKSDIVVENFKVGTTGKMGLGYEQLAARRPDLIYASISGFGSQGPAKDWAGFDQIAQGYSGFMSLTGTPESGPTRVGTAIGDLTAGMWVAMGVLAACVERQRSGLGQHVETSLLAGLVGLLSVQGQRYLSLGEVPQPCGNVHPVIAPYGTFDTADGPLNLAPATQDMWVRLCEILETPELTADPRFKTNADRMQNRMKLKELLEASLGKKSRMQWTSIMIEAGIPAGPINTLEDIFNDAQLKANRLVETVDHPVLGTLKQVGLPISMTSMPNGSVRSAPPLLGQHTVQVLTDYGVAQSEIDGLLARKVVYQHN
- the dctP gene encoding TRAP transporter substrate-binding protein DctP, with translation MKLNKLLLLAAMVLSVPTLHAETLKLTHQWPQGDSRDSGARLFAQEVAKHDPSFKIRIYPGASLISNPIKQIDALADGSIDLSVFPLVYGVGKAPEFSITILPGVMSSVADAMRFKNTDYEKLLQAVAEKQGFHILTWWWMEGGIANRVRPITTPDSVKGLKFRGADRTIDAMLKNAGASVFSMPSTELYNALQTGVLDGLMTSYDTFISMRLYEQTKYATLGGKYTMFVVFEPLVISTKAWNKLTPAQKKIFNDAADATQASFNADQEKIKAEVVKKFEAAHVKVQAMTEAENKSWVTLAKKTAWPEYARTSPEAKKLLDTVEKLSQ
- a CDS encoding TRAP transporter small permease subunit, producing the protein MHYLDRWVGRAGVFLAALSAVLLLSATVIITWMVFKRSIGLQNSWELETAIELMIAAIFLGSPYTLATGGHVKMDLLESIVPGRIQRKLSLLAKLAGCAICVYLGWEGLGMAVHAFATGERTLGVWRALVWPKYATIPVGMFLTALQYLVEIRKDHAVNADKNNQRSEA
- a CDS encoding TRAP transporter large permease, translated to MTELQIGGLLLIATFVVLFSGIPISFGLVLVSIGFLYAFGDGHALASIPNTFVGELSNFALLTIPLFVLLGCAIGASRAGKDLYDSLHRWLFKIPGGLVIANIIGCGLFAAMCGSSPATAAAIGKVGIPEMIKRNVSPRLATGSIAAGGTLGILIPPSLTFIVYGIVTHTSIARLFLAGVIPGVMLVVLFAVYAWISSMRTIKNASSVHITEHFTFNEKISGIVRISPFLAIIIAVTVFMYGGFATPSEVAAIAAFLALAMVAIVYKTYRINDVWLIMRDAVRESCMILMIVAAAAVYAYMMSYLYITQSLAEWMFSWNLSNWELILILNIFLLVAGFFLPAVSVILMSMPVILPVLAHSQIDLIWFAVVLTINLEVGLIHPPLGLNLFVIRGVAPSVSLRDIMLGALPFVAILLLFIVLLAAFPGIATWLPDTLMGVST
- a CDS encoding enoyl-CoA hydratase/isomerase family protein, encoding MEDQAPGLSIHQSVATITLRRPRQHNRIAPDDCTVISKQLSQIAADPGVRLVVITGTGTKTFSSGYTLDAIQDQLDSRFEDMLDSLEQFPLPTICALNGSVYGGGTDLALCCDFRLGVRGSKMLMPASRIGLHYYPGGIRRYVGVLGLSTAKKLFMTAQAIDDIEMLRVGFLTELVDPSGLDAAVRTYIESILACEPNVLATIKADVMSTAYGCADQDVLRAHYTASLASPELRARLAVINDKKR
- a CDS encoding NAD(P)-dependent oxidoreductase; this encodes MHKTTPKVHQKLLLTGAAGGLGKALRERLKDNCSVLRLSDVQPFGDALAGEEIVLADLADAAAVNRMVEGVDAIIHLGGVSVEGPFGPILQANILGIYNLYEAARRNGVKRVVFASSNHVTGFYRQSETINADHPARPDGMYGLSKAFGEDLSRFYFDRYGIETACVRIGSSFPEPKDRRMLATWLSFDDLHRLITACLTTPVLGHTIVFGMSRNAVTWWDNSRAHHVGYVPQDSSDVFRDAVYARTPAPDLSDPAVQFQGGGFVKAGPFE